A part of Rhodohalobacter barkolensis genomic DNA contains:
- the hsdR gene encoding EcoAI/FtnUII family type I restriction enzme subunit R, which yields MNEAQTRQDLITPAIKEAGWEHEDCFIRAESPITKGRLIGGGQRTQSLSADYVLEYRNRRIAVIEAKARDKYYTDGVAQAKQYAELLDIRFTYSTNGQRIYEIDMETGEEQEIDQFPSPEEIWQRTFPEEVQNEKPEEWDWKQRFQQEPYELYQGRYKPYYYQENAIVKVLDAIAEGKDRLLLTMATGTGKTATAFHICWKLFQTRWNLQWSGERRPRILFLADRNILADQAFNAFNAFDDNAMIRIRPDEIAQQGQVPYNASLFFTIFQTFMSGPDNSPYFGEYPEDFFDFIIIDECHRGGANDESSWRAIMEHFSPAVQLGLTATPKRDVNVDTYEYFGEPVYTYSLKQGINDGFLTPFRVKEIQTTGDNYQYTDDDIVIEGVVEEGKEYSLAEQNRIIELMDVEKFRVQELMKLINQDKKALVFCATQIHAAAIRDLINQLSDSDNPNYCHRVTADDGKLGEQHLKHFQDNERIIPSILTTSEKLSTGVDAPEIRNIVLMRQVRSMVEFKQIVGRGTRLFDGKDYFTIYDFYQSTHEKFNDPDWDGAPVAPEPVTPKPPPKPCPECGKTPCVCPKDHEVCEVCGNDPCVCDNPPRKMTRIKLSDNKVRELDSMVKTSFWTADGKPISGEEFIHSLFGDIPHFFKNEAELREIWSKPETRKRLLQELSEKGYSQAQLEDLKRMVHGEDSDLYDVLSYVAYHSEIVPRTERASRAKLHLDSYDPKQQEFINFVLEQYIREGVSELDDEKLPDLLELKYNALTNAKEQLGSVKSIRDTFIGFQEWLYRDRVG from the coding sequence ATGAATGAAGCGCAAACCAGACAAGATCTAATTACCCCGGCCATAAAAGAGGCCGGCTGGGAGCATGAGGACTGCTTCATTCGAGCAGAGTCTCCCATTACCAAAGGACGGTTAATTGGAGGTGGACAACGCACCCAAAGCCTCAGTGCTGACTATGTGCTGGAATACCGAAATCGCAGAATTGCCGTAATTGAAGCCAAAGCTCGGGATAAATACTACACCGATGGCGTGGCACAAGCCAAGCAATATGCGGAGCTGCTGGATATTCGCTTCACCTACTCCACTAATGGTCAACGCATCTACGAAATTGATATGGAGACCGGAGAGGAACAGGAAATAGATCAGTTTCCTTCTCCCGAAGAGATCTGGCAACGTACCTTCCCTGAAGAAGTACAAAACGAAAAACCGGAAGAATGGGACTGGAAGCAACGCTTTCAGCAGGAACCCTACGAATTATACCAGGGGCGGTACAAGCCCTACTACTATCAGGAAAATGCCATTGTCAAAGTGCTGGATGCTATTGCAGAAGGCAAAGACCGCCTGCTGTTAACTATGGCTACCGGAACAGGAAAAACGGCTACGGCCTTTCATATCTGTTGGAAATTATTCCAAACCCGATGGAATTTACAGTGGAGCGGAGAACGAAGACCAAGAATTCTCTTCCTTGCTGACCGGAACATCTTAGCCGATCAGGCTTTCAATGCCTTCAACGCCTTTGATGATAACGCTATGATCAGGATTAGACCTGATGAGATAGCTCAACAGGGACAAGTTCCTTATAACGCCAGTCTATTTTTCACCATCTTCCAAACCTTCATGAGCGGACCGGACAACTCCCCCTACTTTGGTGAGTACCCGGAAGACTTTTTCGATTTTATCATCATTGATGAATGTCACCGAGGGGGAGCCAATGACGAAAGCAGCTGGCGGGCTATCATGGAGCATTTCAGTCCGGCTGTGCAGTTAGGCCTCACCGCTACTCCAAAACGAGATGTCAACGTAGATACCTATGAATACTTCGGAGAACCGGTCTATACTTATTCCCTAAAGCAAGGGATCAACGATGGGTTCCTCACGCCCTTCCGTGTAAAAGAAATTCAAACCACCGGAGACAACTACCAATACACCGATGATGATATTGTTATAGAAGGTGTAGTTGAGGAGGGCAAAGAATATTCCTTAGCAGAGCAAAATAGAATCATCGAGCTCATGGACGTTGAAAAGTTTCGGGTACAGGAATTGATGAAGCTAATCAATCAGGATAAAAAAGCACTGGTATTTTGCGCTACTCAAATTCATGCTGCTGCAATCCGTGATCTCATCAATCAACTATCAGACAGTGATAATCCAAATTACTGTCACCGTGTAACCGCTGATGACGGCAAGCTTGGAGAACAGCACCTCAAACACTTTCAGGATAACGAACGGATCATTCCCTCTATCCTTACGACTTCCGAGAAGCTAAGCACCGGAGTAGATGCACCGGAGATCAGAAACATTGTTCTTATGAGGCAGGTACGATCAATGGTTGAGTTCAAACAAATCGTTGGCCGTGGAACCCGCCTCTTTGATGGGAAAGACTACTTCACTATTTACGACTTCTACCAAAGCACCCACGAGAAATTCAATGATCCTGACTGGGATGGTGCCCCTGTTGCACCTGAGCCTGTTACTCCTAAGCCTCCACCTAAACCTTGTCCGGAGTGTGGCAAAACTCCTTGCGTGTGTCCTAAAGATCACGAAGTATGTGAAGTATGTGGAAATGATCCATGCGTGTGTGATAATCCCCCAAGAAAAATGACCCGCATAAAGCTCTCCGATAACAAAGTGAGAGAACTCGACTCCATGGTCAAAACCTCCTTTTGGACAGCGGATGGGAAGCCCATATCAGGTGAAGAGTTTATCCATAGTTTATTTGGAGATATCCCGCACTTTTTCAAGAATGAAGCCGAATTACGGGAAATTTGGAGTAAGCCGGAAACTCGAAAACGACTCCTACAAGAGCTCAGCGAAAAAGGCTACAGCCAAGCTCAGCTCGAAGATCTGAAGCGCATGGTTCACGGTGAAGACAGCGATCTCTACGATGTGCTATCCTATGTGGCCTATCACTCAGAGATTGTCCCCAGAACAGAGCGTGCAAGCCGTGCCAAGCTCCACTTAGACTCCTACGATCCCAAACAGCAAGAGTTCATCAACTTTGTATTAGAGCAATACATCAGGGAAGGCGTAAGCGAACTGGATGACGAGAAACTACCGGATCTGTTAGAGCTCAAATACAACGCCCTAACCAACGCCAAGGAACAACTTGGCAGCGTGAAATCCATTCGGGATACGTTTATTGGGTTTCAGGAGTGGTTGTATAGAGATAGGGTGGGGTGA